In Candidatus Defluviilinea proxima, a single genomic region encodes these proteins:
- a CDS encoding response regulator, giving the protein MPVRILIIENNKAVAQDLASRLGRFGYEVAGICTSGSKAMQTIKELEPDLIVMNTRLQKGMDGIQTGKLVRAKHNIPIVYMAQVAGQSTIQQSKSAGPFGYLFLPFSDKQIFTTLEIALLRNRYEKEIQRQAERAQMLVLSAEQFNSNLDFKTVLNTICVLTHRTLKASATGMFLLNAQKDTYSQVEFISKVVSLQKYKELHFELPISFVNSFLSTKKQILVVEDIKRVKRDLPYAQMIRDENIQSVVIVGVFHQKVLLGVLVSSFIKPPKSLQNADLDLLRGLADQAAIAITNANLFKQVQIGREYQRKLAKSIVNVQEEERRHIARELHDHLGQVLTGLQFMLENTKNQTGDKQRTGIEEIQKAIGEVIGQVREMSLNLRPSMLDDMGLLPTLQWHVERFELQTGIHVNFKGYNHEGRFPQEIETAAYRIVQEALTNVARYAKVKEVFVGLLVQEETLWIEILDQGAGFHQSVDTNKPTSGLSGMRERASLVGGYIIIESFINQGTQIVAALPLTNKPLERRKIERNHGRAGR; this is encoded by the coding sequence ATGCCGGTCAGAATTTTGATCATCGAAAACAATAAGGCAGTTGCTCAAGACCTCGCCAGCCGTTTAGGTAGGTTTGGATACGAGGTCGCTGGCATTTGCACGTCTGGCAGTAAGGCGATGCAAACCATCAAAGAACTGGAGCCCGATCTGATCGTCATGAATACCCGTCTGCAAAAAGGGATGGATGGGATTCAAACCGGCAAGCTAGTTCGAGCCAAGCATAATATTCCCATTGTTTACATGGCGCAAGTGGCCGGGCAGTCAACTATTCAACAATCGAAAAGTGCGGGGCCATTCGGGTATCTCTTCCTCCCGTTTTCAGATAAACAAATATTCACAACCCTAGAGATCGCCCTGCTACGAAACCGCTACGAAAAGGAGATCCAACGGCAGGCAGAGCGGGCTCAAATGCTGGTGTTATCGGCTGAGCAGTTTAATTCAAACTTGGATTTCAAAACTGTACTGAATACTATTTGTGTTCTCACACACAGAACACTTAAGGCATCGGCCACCGGCATGTTTCTGCTAAACGCCCAAAAGGATACCTATTCTCAAGTTGAATTCATAAGCAAAGTTGTCTCACTGCAAAAGTACAAGGAACTACATTTTGAACTCCCGATATCATTCGTCAACTCTTTTCTCTCGACGAAGAAGCAAATTCTCGTTGTCGAAGACATAAAGAGAGTCAAACGAGATCTGCCTTATGCGCAAATGATCCGCGATGAGAATATTCAAAGCGTGGTGATCGTCGGTGTATTTCATCAAAAGGTGTTGTTGGGGGTTTTGGTCTCGAGCTTTATCAAACCACCGAAATCTCTGCAAAACGCAGACCTTGACCTATTAAGAGGTCTTGCTGATCAGGCGGCCATTGCCATCACCAATGCAAATTTATTCAAACAGGTGCAAATCGGGCGCGAATACCAGCGAAAGCTGGCAAAAAGTATTGTCAATGTTCAGGAGGAAGAAAGACGACATATCGCGCGGGAATTGCATGACCATCTAGGGCAGGTCTTAACGGGTCTACAGTTCATGCTTGAGAATACCAAGAATCAAACTGGGGATAAGCAACGAACCGGTATTGAAGAGATCCAAAAGGCAATCGGTGAAGTGATCGGGCAAGTACGGGAAATGTCACTTAATCTACGTCCCAGCATGTTGGATGATATGGGCTTGTTACCCACCCTGCAATGGCATGTGGAACGATTCGAATTACAAACAGGTATTCACGTTAATTTTAAGGGATACAATCACGAAGGAAGGTTCCCGCAAGAGATCGAGACGGCCGCCTACCGGATCGTCCAAGAGGCTCTCACAAATGTGGCTCGTTATGCAAAAGTAAAAGAGGTGTTTGTAGGCCTCTTGGTTCAAGAGGAAACACTTTGGATCGAAATACTCGATCAAGGAGCTGGGTTCCATCAATCGGTAGACACGAACAAACCGACTTCAGGATTAAGCGGAATGCGCGAGAGGGCCAGTCTGGTTGGCGGCTATATCATTATCGAGTCGTTTATCAACCAGGGTACACAGATCGTAGCCGCCCTCCCGCTTACCAACAAGCCACTTGAAAGGAGAAAGATTGAGCGCAATCACGGTCGTGCTGGCAGATGA
- a CDS encoding S8 family peptidase has translation MKSNRLFQLILIPITLMALIGSAQTIDAPTKAQPELIQLALANPNQDVSVIVQKIGNSTLPEAEVTKLGGRVAGDLSIINSFYAETTAKAAVELSRVDSVRWVSLDAKVNSSACSQCIDTKNLASSYISTIRADKTWNTDPTYLQGKGIGIAIVDSGVNSTGDFYTNAGTNRQIANVRFNTDYNQSATDGYGHGTHIASVAAGDGSDSSGKYIGVAPMANVINVKVSNDDGSAKSSDVIKGLQWILNNKDTYNIRVVNISFNSTVAESYNTSPLDAAVEVLWFNKIVVVVSAGNQANGVVYPPANDPFVITVGATDDKGTTSLNDDIVTSFSAYGTTADGVIKPDLVAPGKNIIARIVNMNMGIAKAHPANIISNSYFKVSGTSVSAPMVSGAVATLLQAEPNLNPDQVKYRLKSTANTNWNGYDPTKAGAGYLDIFAATRTSTTDTTNTDLLPSQLLTTGSEPITWGSIGWNSIGWNSIGWNSIGWNSIGWNSIGWNSDYWGQ, from the coding sequence ATGAAATCCAATCGTTTATTTCAATTGATATTAATACCCATTACGCTCATGGCACTTATCGGGTCAGCTCAAACCATTGATGCCCCGACCAAAGCTCAACCAGAATTAATTCAACTGGCACTTGCAAATCCTAATCAGGATGTTTCCGTTATTGTACAAAAAATTGGCAACTCCACCTTGCCAGAAGCAGAAGTTACAAAGCTAGGCGGTAGAGTCGCTGGCGATTTAAGCATCATCAATTCGTTTTATGCGGAGACAACAGCAAAAGCGGCCGTTGAACTATCGCGTGTGGATTCAGTTCGATGGGTCAGCTTGGACGCGAAGGTCAATTCATCTGCTTGTTCGCAATGTATCGACACAAAAAATCTGGCGAGCTCTTATATCTCCACGATCCGTGCAGATAAAACCTGGAATACAGACCCAACTTATCTTCAAGGAAAAGGCATAGGAATCGCCATCGTCGATAGCGGTGTCAATTCAACCGGTGATTTTTATACAAACGCAGGCACAAACCGCCAGATCGCCAATGTCCGTTTCAACACTGACTACAATCAAAGCGCTACAGATGGATACGGCCATGGAACTCATATTGCAAGCGTGGCAGCCGGTGACGGAAGCGACTCGTCTGGCAAGTATATCGGCGTGGCGCCGATGGCCAATGTTATTAACGTCAAGGTCAGCAACGACGATGGAAGCGCAAAATCGTCAGACGTTATCAAGGGCTTGCAGTGGATCTTGAATAACAAAGATACGTACAACATACGCGTTGTAAATATATCTTTCAATAGCACTGTTGCCGAATCATATAACACCAGCCCGCTAGATGCGGCAGTGGAAGTTCTCTGGTTCAACAAGATCGTTGTTGTTGTGTCTGCAGGTAATCAGGCAAATGGAGTTGTATACCCACCAGCCAATGATCCGTTCGTCATCACTGTTGGGGCTACAGATGATAAAGGTACAACATCCCTTAACGATGATATCGTTACATCTTTCTCCGCTTATGGAACAACTGCAGATGGTGTAATCAAGCCTGATCTTGTTGCGCCCGGCAAAAATATCATCGCCCGAATCGTCAACATGAATATGGGTATTGCCAAAGCCCATCCCGCAAACATAATTTCCAACAGTTATTTCAAGGTCTCTGGCACTTCTGTATCCGCACCAATGGTTAGTGGAGCGGTTGCGACCTTGCTACAAGCAGAACCTAATTTGAATCCTGATCAAGTAAAGTATCGGTTGAAATCCACAGCCAATACAAATTGGAATGGTTATGATCCAACTAAAGCAGGCGCCGGGTATTTGGACATCTTTGCGGCAACAAGGACAAGCACTACAGACACTACCAACACCGATCTCCTTCCCAGTCAATTGCTTACTACAGGCTCAGAACCCATCACATGGGGCAGTATTGGCTGGAACTCGATCGGTTGGAATTCAATTGGTTGGAACTCGATTGGATGGAATTCAATCGGTTGGAATTCCATAGGATGGAATAGTGACTACTGGGGCCAATAA
- a CDS encoding response regulator transcription factor — MTVVLADDHPIVRQGLRHLLDSNPEFHVVGEAGDGLEAIHLIETLKPNVLVVDMMMPGLNGLEVLRQLKKLSPTTRSIVLSMQSANAYVVEALKLGADGYILKETGPSELVNAIYAVIQGNRYISEKLAERLEGTGRQANEAPLDTYQTLTAREREILQLMAEGKSSAEIGEKLVISPRTVEVHRSKVMKKLALHNMAEVIKYAIKRGILPIDE; from the coding sequence ATCACGGTCGTGCTGGCAGATGATCACCCAATCGTCCGTCAAGGACTACGTCATTTATTGGACAGTAACCCGGAGTTCCACGTAGTCGGAGAAGCCGGCGATGGGCTGGAAGCAATCCATTTGATCGAGACTTTGAAGCCAAATGTATTGGTTGTGGATATGATGATGCCGGGTCTAAACGGACTGGAAGTTTTGCGTCAACTTAAGAAGCTTTCACCTACCACCCGATCCATTGTCCTCTCTATGCAAAGCGCAAATGCATATGTCGTAGAAGCTTTGAAACTGGGAGCTGACGGATACATACTCAAAGAAACAGGTCCCAGTGAACTAGTAAATGCAATCTATGCTGTCATACAGGGAAACCGATATATCAGCGAGAAATTGGCCGAACGTCTTGAAGGCACAGGCCGACAGGCAAATGAGGCGCCTCTGGACACTTACCAAACTCTTACCGCGAGGGAACGTGAGATATTGCAACTCATGGCTGAAGGAAAATCCAGTGCTGAGATCGGGGAGAAACTTGTAATTAGTCCGCGAACTGTTGAAGTACATCGCAGTAAAGTTATGAAAAAGCTGGCACTACATAATATGGCAGAGGTGATCAAGTATGCGATCAAACGCGGTATCTTGCCCATAGACGAGTAA
- a CDS encoding isoleucine--tRNA ligase — MFKPVNSKLNVTSMEENVLKFWKQAGIFKKTVEQRKGGPEYVFYEGPPTANGKPGVHHVLARAFKDMFPRYKIMRGYHVSRRGGWDTHGLPVEIEVEKQLGFTNKQQIEEYGIDKFNELCRKSVFTYIQDWEKMTDRIAYWVDLEDAYVTYTNDYIESIWWILKNFWDKDLLYKGYKVVPYCPRCGTPLSDHEVALGYDDATDPSVFVRMPLVDKPDTSLLVWTTTPWTLPGNVAVVAHPDVDYVTIERDNNGTKEKLILAKALVQKVFGEEEVKVVDTFKGKKLHGMKYQPLYTFMPVDKPAYYVVTADYVTTEDGTGLVHTAPAFGQEDMETGKKYDLPVLMTVLPNGTFMNEVTPWRGVFVKDADPLIIEDLTARGLLYKWEGYTHTYPFCWRCKTPLLYYARESWYIRTSQFRDKLVGLNNTINWVPEHVKEGRFGNWLSNNIDWALSRERYWGTPLPIWECAGCKHREGVGSVAELSAKAGKDLSELDLHRPYVDNVHWDCSECGGKMTRVPDLIDVWFDSGSMPYAQWHYPFENQDKFKQQFPADYICEAVDQTRGWFYSLHAISTLLNDDVSFKNVICLGLILDGEGLKMSKSKGNIIAPWDVLSVNGADAFRWYLYTASPPGQERRFSSELVGEVIRSFTLTLWNVYSFFVTYANLDKPTVTTSPIATSDLDRWLLSELNVLVRDVTEAYEKYDVPNATRPIEGFVEKLSTWYLRRSRRRFWKSESDSDKQAAYSTLYTALVTISKLLAPSMPFLADEMYQNLVRSVDSSAPESVHLAEWPKVLTEMIDEMLNSDMNLVMKLVSLGHSARQKANRKVRQPLAEVAFSLGNANERKAVETYADLFTDELNVKQVRLLDAATEAVSHAVKPLPKQLGQKYGNKFPALQKAILALNPEDVARTLMSGQPVKVTLEDVEYGILAEEVEVKAQAKEGFAVAEDGPYVAALVTELTPELVQEGLAREFVRRVQDLRKSADLDVADRIELFVEASAGLRSAIEAHKDYITAETLTSDLMFGSPPEGASIVEDSFDGETVKAGVVKK, encoded by the coding sequence ATGTTTAAACCTGTTAATTCAAAACTCAATGTGACTTCGATGGAAGAGAACGTGCTGAAGTTCTGGAAGCAAGCCGGGATCTTCAAGAAGACCGTTGAACAACGCAAAGGCGGACCCGAGTATGTATTTTACGAAGGCCCTCCAACTGCAAACGGAAAGCCTGGCGTGCACCATGTGTTGGCGCGCGCGTTCAAGGACATGTTCCCGCGTTACAAGATCATGCGCGGTTATCACGTCTCGCGCCGTGGCGGTTGGGATACGCATGGTCTGCCGGTTGAGATCGAAGTTGAGAAGCAGTTGGGTTTTACCAACAAACAGCAGATCGAAGAATATGGCATCGATAAGTTCAATGAGCTTTGTCGTAAGTCCGTTTTTACCTATATTCAAGATTGGGAAAAGATGACCGACCGCATCGCGTATTGGGTGGACCTCGAAGACGCGTATGTGACCTACACCAACGACTACATCGAGTCGATCTGGTGGATCTTGAAAAATTTCTGGGATAAAGACCTGCTCTACAAAGGTTATAAGGTTGTGCCGTATTGCCCACGTTGTGGCACGCCTCTTTCTGACCATGAAGTTGCCCTCGGTTACGATGATGCGACCGACCCATCGGTCTTTGTCCGCATGCCACTGGTAGATAAGCCTGATACTTCGTTGTTGGTGTGGACGACGACTCCGTGGACGTTGCCTGGCAACGTGGCTGTTGTCGCGCACCCCGATGTAGACTATGTCACCATCGAACGTGATAACAACGGCACGAAAGAGAAGTTGATCCTTGCCAAGGCACTCGTTCAAAAGGTGTTCGGTGAAGAAGAAGTTAAAGTCGTTGATACGTTCAAAGGCAAGAAGCTTCATGGAATGAAGTACCAGCCTTTGTATACCTTCATGCCTGTGGACAAGCCTGCCTATTACGTGGTGACCGCTGATTACGTCACAACCGAAGATGGCACAGGCTTAGTTCACACGGCTCCTGCATTCGGTCAGGAAGATATGGAGACGGGCAAGAAATATGATTTGCCCGTGTTGATGACCGTTTTGCCGAATGGCACGTTCATGAACGAAGTGACTCCGTGGCGCGGTGTGTTCGTCAAAGATGCCGACCCGCTTATCATCGAAGATCTGACCGCTCGTGGTCTGCTTTATAAGTGGGAAGGATACACTCACACATATCCGTTCTGCTGGCGTTGTAAGACTCCATTGCTTTATTACGCGCGTGAGTCGTGGTACATCCGCACAAGCCAATTCCGCGATAAACTCGTTGGCCTGAATAACACGATCAACTGGGTTCCAGAGCACGTGAAGGAAGGTCGCTTTGGTAATTGGCTTTCCAACAATATCGACTGGGCTTTGAGCCGTGAACGCTATTGGGGTACACCGCTCCCGATCTGGGAGTGTGCTGGTTGTAAACATCGTGAAGGTGTCGGGTCAGTGGCTGAGCTTTCTGCAAAAGCAGGCAAGGACCTCAGCGAACTTGATTTGCATCGTCCGTATGTGGATAACGTCCATTGGGATTGTTCCGAGTGCGGCGGCAAGATGACGCGCGTCCCGGACTTGATCGACGTGTGGTTCGACTCAGGCTCCATGCCGTATGCACAGTGGCACTATCCGTTTGAGAATCAGGATAAATTCAAGCAACAGTTCCCAGCTGATTACATCTGCGAAGCCGTTGACCAGACACGCGGTTGGTTCTATTCCCTCCACGCCATCAGCACGTTGCTCAATGATGATGTTTCGTTCAAGAACGTGATCTGTCTCGGCCTCATCCTCGATGGCGAAGGACTCAAGATGTCCAAGTCGAAAGGCAACATCATCGCTCCGTGGGATGTGTTGAGCGTCAATGGTGCCGACGCCTTCCGCTGGTATCTCTACACCGCGTCTCCCCCAGGACAGGAACGTCGCTTCTCTTCAGAGTTGGTGGGTGAGGTCATTCGAAGTTTCACACTCACGTTGTGGAATGTGTATTCGTTCTTCGTGACGTACGCGAATCTCGATAAACCCACCGTCACCACCAGCCCGATCGCAACGAGTGATCTTGACCGTTGGTTGTTATCGGAACTCAATGTGCTCGTCCGTGACGTGACGGAAGCATACGAAAAATATGATGTGCCAAACGCGACGCGCCCGATCGAAGGCTTCGTGGAGAAATTGTCCACGTGGTACTTGAGACGCTCCCGCCGTCGCTTCTGGAAATCTGAATCGGACTCTGACAAACAGGCCGCTTACTCCACTTTGTATACGGCTCTTGTTACAATCTCGAAGTTGCTTGCGCCCTCCATGCCTTTCCTTGCCGACGAAATGTACCAGAATCTCGTCCGCTCGGTGGATTCATCTGCACCTGAGTCTGTGCATCTCGCTGAATGGCCCAAGGTGTTGACTGAGATGATCGATGAGATGCTCAACAGCGATATGAACCTCGTCATGAAACTCGTCTCGCTCGGGCATTCCGCCCGTCAGAAGGCGAATCGCAAAGTACGTCAGCCGTTGGCCGAAGTGGCGTTCTCACTTGGTAATGCCAACGAGCGCAAAGCTGTTGAAACCTATGCCGACCTGTTCACTGATGAATTGAACGTCAAACAAGTCCGTTTGCTGGATGCCGCGACTGAAGCTGTATCGCACGCAGTCAAGCCGTTGCCCAAGCAGTTGGGGCAGAAGTATGGGAATAAATTCCCTGCTTTGCAAAAGGCGATCCTCGCGTTGAACCCTGAAGATGTTGCCCGCACGTTGATGTCTGGTCAGCCTGTAAAGGTGACGCTCGAAGATGTTGAGTATGGCATCCTTGCGGAGGAAGTTGAAGTGAAGGCGCAGGCGAAGGAAGGTTTCGCTGTCGCTGAGGACGGCCCGTATGTAGCGGCACTCGTCACTGAGTTGACGCCTGAACTTGTGCAGGAAGGTTTGGCGAGAGAATTTGTCCGCCGTGTGCAAGACCTTCGGAAGAGTGCTGATCTGGATGTGGCCGATCGCATAGAGTTGTTCGTCGAGGCCTCCGCAGGCTTGAGGTCCGCTATTGAGGCGCATAAGGATTACATCACTGCTGAAACGCTGACATCTGACCTCATGTTTGGCAGTCCGCCTGAAGGGGCATCCATTGTGGAAGACTCATTTGACGGTGAAACTGTCAAAGCGGGTGTGGTCAAGAAATAA
- a CDS encoding alpha-galactosidase — translation MDLNLPQPPKRFFRHGWQSWTFTSWLDPSEPPLPVRVPEFRVKDEDPAYAFHKNHISAWVGAVEMGEDDIILIGALGLGGRVELDGHMLKGFYEFTEQDNNSPQEWLVARGKEDDVFEKYTTALEMKFGKTRFEKAPRVWCSWYSLFKWINEPILTKALHELGDLPFDVFQIDDGWQDNSGHWNAGKNFPLGMDAFADKIKATGRTAGIWLSPFIVTPNLNIFHDHSDWLLRDEHGNLVPAGLNWTGSTYALDITHPEVLDWLDTLIRKVVGWGYEYLKLDFLYAGAAIGKRYKDIPREEAYRNAMQVVREAAGDAYILACGAPIIPSLGLCDGIRIGPDVSPYWLNRAMTVWLNNPNDTSTQNAIRTSIHRLWLKPLVNIDPDVMYFRRKYNALKPCENQLLEDLGILTGFKATSDLPRWWKLSEKEKVQEFLDTDSKVQKKRRYQYTIDGRNVDFSPAIPVTTSNLEIPVWLAKYTGLLKIVWYQALPAIIESWF, via the coding sequence GTGGACCTGAACCTGCCCCAGCCTCCGAAGCGCTTTTTCCGCCACGGATGGCAATCCTGGACGTTCACTTCTTGGCTTGATCCATCCGAGCCACCGCTCCCCGTCCGTGTCCCTGAATTCCGTGTTAAGGATGAGGATCCCGCTTACGCCTTTCACAAAAACCACATCAGCGCGTGGGTCGGTGCTGTGGAAATGGGCGAAGACGATATCATTCTCATTGGCGCATTAGGCTTGGGCGGTCGTGTTGAACTGGATGGGCACATGCTCAAAGGGTTTTATGAATTCACAGAACAAGATAATAACTCACCCCAAGAATGGCTGGTCGCCCGTGGAAAAGAAGACGATGTCTTCGAAAAATATACAACCGCTCTTGAAATGAAGTTCGGGAAAACCCGTTTCGAGAAAGCACCTCGTGTTTGGTGCTCATGGTATTCCCTATTTAAATGGATTAACGAACCCATCCTCACGAAAGCCTTACACGAATTGGGCGACCTGCCTTTTGATGTCTTCCAAATTGACGATGGCTGGCAGGATAACAGCGGACATTGGAATGCAGGCAAAAACTTCCCTTTGGGCATGGATGCATTCGCTGACAAGATCAAAGCCACTGGCCGCACCGCAGGGATTTGGCTTTCGCCTTTTATTGTCACTCCAAATTTAAACATCTTTCACGATCATAGTGATTGGCTTCTCCGCGATGAACATGGGAACCTTGTCCCTGCGGGCCTGAACTGGACAGGCTCGACGTATGCACTGGATATCACTCACCCCGAAGTTTTAGATTGGCTCGATACACTCATCCGTAAAGTGGTTGGTTGGGGATATGAGTATCTCAAACTTGATTTTCTTTATGCAGGTGCGGCAATCGGCAAACGCTATAAAGATATTCCGCGTGAGGAAGCATATCGCAATGCCATGCAGGTGGTACGAGAAGCCGCAGGCGATGCATATATCCTTGCGTGTGGCGCACCGATCATCCCATCGCTTGGGTTATGTGATGGCATTCGTATTGGGCCAGATGTCAGCCCGTATTGGCTCAACAGAGCCATGACTGTTTGGCTAAACAACCCCAACGATACATCCACGCAGAATGCCATTCGGACCAGTATTCACCGCTTGTGGCTAAAACCGCTTGTAAATATTGATCCTGACGTGATGTACTTCCGTAGGAAATATAACGCGCTCAAACCATGCGAAAATCAATTACTTGAAGATCTAGGGATACTTACAGGGTTCAAAGCCACTTCCGATCTGCCGAGATGGTGGAAACTTTCAGAGAAGGAAAAGGTTCAGGAATTTCTGGATACAGATTCAAAGGTCCAGAAAAAGAGGCGATATCAATATACAATTGATGGGCGCAATGTGGATTTTAGTCCTGCAATTCCAGTCACAACATCAAACTTGGAAATCCCAGTCTGGCTGGCAAAATATACAGGGCTATTGAAGATCGTCTGGTATCAGGCACTACCTGCCATCATTGAGAGTTGGTTTTAA